From the Thunnus albacares chromosome 24, fThuAlb1.1, whole genome shotgun sequence genome, one window contains:
- the cldn10a gene encoding claudin-10a codes for MGNMATEIVAFILTISGWILVSSTLPTDYWKVSSVDGTVITTATFWSNLWKTCVTDSTGVSNCKDFPSMLALDAYIQVCRGLMITAVCLGFFGAILALIGMKCTKIGGSETTKARLTVLSGFHFILSGLCCLTACSIYAHRITTDFFDPLFVAQKFELGAALFIGWAGSVLCILGGLIFCLSLSEGFSIRQVA; via the exons ATGGGTAACATGGCAACAGAGATTGTCGCTTTTATCCTAACCATCTCGGGTTGGATCCTGGTGTCGTCGACCCTGCCGACAGACTACTGGAAGGTGTCCTCTGTGGACGGGACGGTCATCACCACAGCTACCTTCTGGTCCAACCTGTGGAAAACCTGTGTGACTGATTCCACCGGTGTGTCCAACTGCAAGGACTTTCCTTCGATGCTGGCTCTGGATG CCTATATCCAGGTGTGTCGGGGTCTGATGATCACCGCTGTGTGTCTGGGTTTCTTTGGTGCCATCCTCGCTTTGATAGGAATGAAGTGCACAAAAATAGGAGGCTCAGAGACCACCAAAGCTCGTTTGACCGTCCTCTCGGGCTTCCATTTCATTCtcagtg GCCTCTGCTGCTTGACTGCATGCTCTATATATGCTCACAGGATCACAACTGACTTCTTTGACCCCCTCTTCGTTGCTCAGAA GTTTGAGCTGGGAGCGGCTCTCTTTATCGGCTGGGCTGGATCTGTGCTTTGTATCTTAGGAGGACTTAtcttctgtctctccctgtctgaAGGCTTCAGTATCAGGCAAGTTGCTTAG